The Lewinellaceae bacterium nucleotide sequence CAAGGAGGTATCTGGTAAGGATTGTTTTGAATGCCATAGTGACCACCACGGCAGGAAATTTGATATGGTGCGATTCGATGAAGACAACTTCAACCACAACCTTACCGGTTACAAACTCGAAGGACAACATGAAGTGATAGATTGCAGAAAATGTCATGTGCCTGATAATATTCATGACCGGGATCTGAAAAAGCGTAAGGATACTTTCCTGGGCATGGACGACAAATGCCTTTCATGCCACGATGATTACCATCAAAAAACGATGTCGGATGATTGTGCCAAATGCCATAATATCGAAGCTTTCCGGCCTGCCCCTAAATTTGATCACGATGAGGCCAAATTCAAACTCGTCGGAAAACACAAGGAGGTGGACTGTAAAGAGTGTCATGAGATGACCACTAAAAATGGTAAGGAATTTCAGCTTTTCACAGGGATCGAATTTGCCGACTGCGTGGCCTGTCATGAAGATCCTCACAGCGATAAATTCGATAGCAAGTGCTCCAGTTGTCACACAGAAAGTGCTTTTTCCACCTTTATTGGAAAAAGAAATTTCAACCATAATACAACCGATTTCACCCTGAAAGGCAAACATAAATCTACGGATTGTTTCAGTTGCCACGACAGAAACCGGGACGCAAAAACGATCTTCCAGGATAAAAAAGGCATTAATGAAAATCAGTGCATCAAGTGTCATGAAGACTTCCATAAAGGCAAATTCGGCAACGATTGTGCCAAATGCCACCAGGAAAGCAGCTTTACTTCAATGAAAACGATGGACTTCTTCGATCATAATCTAACCGATTACCACCTTGAAGGCAATCACGTTGGGGTGGATTGCAAAAACTGCCACAAAAAAAATTATTCAGATCCCATTGATTTTTCAGCTTGTAAAAACTGCCACGAAGATTATCACAAGGGTGAATTCCTCAAAAACGGAACCGCCCCCGATTGTGTGGAGTGCCACTCGCTGATAGAAGGATTCGAGTTTAGTCTTTACACTACCGAACAACACCAAACCAATGCATTCCCACTGGATGGAGGGCATTTGGCTACTCCGTGTTTTGCCTGCCACGTGAGTGAAGACCGATGGACTTTCAGGAATATCGGAACGGAATGTATTGACTGTCATAATAACATTCACGAAGGGTTTATGGAGGCGAAGTTTTTGCCGGATAACAAATGTGAAAGCTGCCACATTACAGCATCCTGGGCTACCGTGGATTTTGATCACAACCGCACTTCCTGGCCACTCGAAGGCAAACATAGTAATGTGAGTTGCGGCGAATGTCATTTCAAGGAGGTGCCCGGCAAGGAGGAAAAGAATCAGGTTTTTAAAGACTTGGATCAGGAATGTTTCAAGTGCCATGAAAATATTCACGAGCAACAATTTGAAGAAAACGGCATAACCGACTGTAAGCGATGTCACGATTCTGCTGACTGGTTTCCCCGTCAATTCGATCACGATAAAACCGAATTCCCCCTGGAGGGTAAACATGCCGAAGTGGAATGCAAAGAATGCCATAAGCCATCCATAGTAGATGGCAAATCATTTGTGGATTACAAAATAGAAAAATTTGAATGTATAGATTGTCATCAATAATTGTGTTCCTGTTGGGTATTACCTGGGTGCAGGCCCAGTCCCCACACGGTCCCTCTTTTGAGGTAGATTGTGGCGCATGCCATAATTCCAATGGATGGGACATCAATATTGATACCTTCCAATACAACCACGATACGCTGAGTTTCCGGCTGGAAGGCATTCACCTCGTCACCGATTGTAAAGAATGCCATGCTTCCCTGGTTTTTGACCAGGCGCCGTCTGATTGTGCTTCCTGCCACAATGATATTCACAACATGACTGTCGGTAATGATTGTGTAAGATGCCATACGCCACAATCCTGGCTGGTGGACAATATTCCGGAACTGCACGAAGAAAACGGCTTTCCCCTTATTGGTATTCATGGGAACCTAAGTTGTGTGGATTGTCATATCTCTGAGACGAACCAAAGGTTTGACCGATTAGGAAATGACTGTATCAATTGTCATATGCAGGATTATTTGAACACCACAGCCCCTAATCACCAGGAAATCGGCTACTCTGCCGAAAACTGTATGGATTGCCATGACCTCTTTTCCAGCGCATGGGAAGATGCTGTCATCAGGCATTTTTTCTTCCCCCTCACACTGGGGCACAACACCCAGGAATGCCAGGAATGCCATTTGACCGCAAAATATTCAGATACCTCACCCGAGTGTGTGAGCTGCCATTTGACAGATTTTAATAATACCACAGAACCCGACCACCAGGCAGGC carries:
- a CDS encoding cytochrome c family protein, which produces MKRYPIYHIILISFLSLTGLKAQISPGDLSQAHADLEGMSNCTLCHDLGKKVSNAKCLDCHKEIKSLINQKSGYHASKEVSGKDCFECHSDHHGRKFDMVRFDEDNFNHNLTGYKLEGQHEVIDCRKCHVPDNIHDRDLKKRKDTFLGMDDKCLSCHDDYHQKTMSDDCAKCHNIEAFRPAPKFDHDEAKFKLVGKHKEVDCKECHEMTTKNGKEFQLFTGIEFADCVACHEDPHSDKFDSKCSSCHTESAFSTFIGKRNFNHNTTDFTLKGKHKSTDCFSCHDRNRDAKTIFQDKKGINENQCIKCHEDFHKGKFGNDCAKCHQESSFTSMKTMDFFDHNLTDYHLEGNHVGVDCKNCHKKNYSDPIDFSACKNCHEDYHKGEFLKNGTAPDCVECHSLIEGFEFSLYTTEQHQTNAFPLDGGHLATPCFACHVSEDRWTFRNIGTECIDCHNNIHEGFMEAKFLPDNKCESCHITASWATVDFDHNRTSWPLEGKHSNVSCGECHFKEVPGKEEKNQVFKDLDQECFKCHENIHEQQFEENGITDCKRCHDSADWFPRQFDHDKTEFPLEGKHAEVECKECHKPSIVDGKSFVDYKIEKFECIDCHQ